The genomic window AGAACGGGCATCATGAGTCGTCTGAAAACCCAAACCCTGCCCATCACTTGCCGTCAAAGTAAAACCCGCTTGGCTCAAGTTGATAAGAACATCGCTGAAATTAATGCTGAGATTGACCGTCTGATAAATTCCAATGACACGCTGGCGAACTCAATGAAAATTCTCCGCTCAATTCCTGGCATTGGTGCGGTCTGTGCTTCAACCATTCTCATAGAGATGCCTGAAATCGGGAGTATGGACCGAAAGCAGGTGGCTTGTTTAACTGGAGTAGCGCCGATGACACGGCAATCTGGACAATGGCGAGGGAAATCATTCATTCAGGGTGGTCGCAAAGTAGTGAGGGACGCCCTCTACATGCCAGCCTTGGTCGCGATGAGATTCAACCCTGACCTCAAGGCAAAATATCAAGCCATGATTAAAGCTGTTGATGAGCGACAACCATCTTGGCCGGTGCCGACAACCACCTTGGCCGGTGGGGCTGGACGGAAGACGGGCATGCCCGTCTGGAGGGCAGCCCCACCGGCCTGATTGATTTTGGGAATAGGTGCAGGTCGCTGCGGGTTGGTAAACTGGGGTCTTCTGCCTTCAAACGGAGGACCTGGATTGGCCTACAAACCCATCACCGACCAGCAATTGAGAGTATACATGACCGACCTCCAAAATCACAGTCAGCGCACCGCGGCTGCCCGCGCCGGGTTCAGCGAACGGACCGCCAGACGCTTCGATGCCGACCCGACACCGCCTTCGCATCGTAAGATCATTCATGGGCGCACGGTGGCCGATCCCCTTGAAGACTATTGGGAGACCGATCTTCTTCCTCTGCTTGAGAAGGACAGCGCGTTGCAGTCCGTCACCCTGTTGCGCCACCTTCAAAGCGCGCATCCAATGGCGTTCCCCGATGATCGTATTCGGCGCACCCTGGAGCGGCGGGTGCGCCAGTGGCGGGCGCTGAGCGGCCCCGAGCGCGACATCATCTTCCGCCAGACGCCGGAGCCGGGATATATGGGCCAATCCGACTTCACCCATGCTGACGAGCTGGGCGTGACGATCGCAGGGCAGCCGTTCCCGCACCTGCTTTATCACTTCGTCATGGTCTACAGCCGCTGGGAACATGTCGGCGTGGTTCTTGGCGGCGAAAGCTTCACGGCCTTGGCCGAGAACCTGCAGCAGGCCCTTTGGTCGCTTGGCGGCGTGCCGCAAAACCACCGCACCGACAGCCTCTCAGCCGCTTTCCGTAATCTGACTGTCGATCAACGCGAAGATATGACGCAGCGCTATGATGCCTTCGTCAGTCATTACGGCATGGATGCCAGCCGCAACAACCGTGGTGAGGCCCACGAGAACGGGGCGGTGGAATCCCAGAACCGGCACCTCAAGTCCGCAATCAATCAGGCGTTGATCCTGCGCGGCAGCCGCGACTTCGCATGCGTCAAAGACTACCGGCGCTTTGTCGACATGCTGGTTGCCAGGCGCAACAAGCAACGGGTGGCTGCCGTTCAGGCAGAAAGGACGCATTTGAAGCCCTTGCCGCAACGGCGGACGACAGACTTCACTGAGATTGTGGCGCCGGTCACCCGGACGGGTGGGTTCCTGATCAAGAGCATCTTCTACAGCGCCCCATCGCAGTTGATCGGGCAACGTTTGCGGGTTCACCTCTACGATGACCGCATTGAGGCGTTTCTGGGCGGCACCCTCGTCGTGACCCATCCCCGGGCCCGTGGACGCAACGATGGCCATCGCGTCCACGTCATCAACTACCACCATGTCATCCACGCCCTGAAGCGCAAACCGCAAGCCCTGTGGAGTTCGATCTACCGCGACAGCCTGTTCCCCCGGACTGAATACGCCGAGGCATGGAAGGTATTGCAGCGGGACCTGCCAAGGCGGGACGCCTGCCGCCGGATGGTCGATCTGCTGTTCATTGCACATGTTCAAGCCTGTGAGGCGGAACTGGCGCATCTGCTGGCAGCAGACCTCGACGCAGGTCGGGTGCCGGAGCCCAAGGCCCTGGTGTTGCTGCTGGCTCCAAAGGCCACAGCATTGCCAAGGGACGTTGCTGTCGCTCACCCCTCGCTGGACAGCTTCGATGCTCTCTTGGGGGCAAGCGCATGACCGCCCGCGAGATCGACATCCACACGCTGCCCAGCATGCTGACCGCGCTGCGGCTGCCCAGCTTCCACAAACTCTGGGCCGAGATTGCCACCCGCGCCGACACCGAAGGCTGGCCAGCCGCCCGTTTCCTTGCCGTTCTGGCGGAATATGAACTGGCCGAGCGGGACATGCGCCGCATCAGGCGGCATCTGAACGAGGCACAACTACCGGCAGGCAAAACACTGGCAACCTTCGACTTCAAGGCCCTGCCAACCTTGCCGCGCCCCCGCATCGAGGCCCTGGCGGCAGGCGATTGGCTGGACGGCGGCGGCAACCTGATCGCAATCGGCAACTCAGGCACCGGCAAGACCCACATCCTGTGCGCTATTGGTCATGCCTTGATCGAAGCAGGACATCGCGTCTTCTACACCCGGACCAGCGATCTCGTGCAGAGGCTTCAGGCCGCGCGACGCGACCTCGTTCTCGAGGCGGCCTTGGCCAAACTCGACAAGTTCGACCTGATCATCCTCGACGACATCACCTATGCCCACAAGGATCAGGCTGAAACCGGCGTCCTCTTCGAACTGATCGCTCGGCGCTATGAATATCGCAGCATCGCCATCGCGGCCAACCAACCGTTCAGCGGCTGGGATCAGATCTTCCCCGACAAAGCCATGACTGTCGCCGCCATCGACCGCCTCGTCCATCACGCCAGCATTCTTGAGATGAACGCCGAAAGCTTCCGTCAGCGCGCCGCCGCCTCAAACAAAAGGGCACAGGCCGAAGCCCCAGCGACAACCATCACCGACAACCAAAACGAAGGAGAAACCTAACCAGAAACATTGAACGACACGCCAACCTCAGCGGCCTGAAACCCGGCCAAGATGGTTGTCGCGCGCTGACAAGGTGGTTGACGTTCTACAAGCTGGAAAGCCACCAAAAGTCGCCCTTACTGCGCTCATGCGAAAGCTGATTGAACTCGCCAACGCCCTCATCAAAGCAAACCGAAATTGGGTGATTAAAGAGGCTTGATCAAGACGGATACTCTGGTCAACGTCTGGTCAACCCGTGAACACAATTTTGGGCACATTGAGAGCCATCTCAACCCTTCGAAATCCGATCAAAAACGGCGAACACGTTTGTGCTTTCAAAGGCTTGTCCCGTAAGTGCTTGAAATTAAGAGGTTCCTGTATTTCAATGGGTTGTGGCTCATAACCTGAAGGTCACAGGTTCAAATCCTGTCCCCGCAACCAACACTAATTCGCAAATGTTATCAATGGCTTCGGAAATTCCATCCGAGGCCGCGCGGCTGTTTGGGCCCCCGGTGGCGCTGCCGGGGCCGACCACGGGCAGCCCGGTCGCGAATCGCAGCAGGCCCGCCAGCGCCCCGTGCAGGTCGATCAGCAGCCCCTCCCCCTCAGGGTCTGGGCTCAGCACGATCTTCTCGATCAGCGCCCGCAGCGTCTCCTTCGACATCTCCATCCCGTCCGCGTCCCCCAAGGCCGCGATCAGCGCCGAAACCTTGGCACGGTAGACCCCCGCCATCCCCGGATGAAACCGCACAGGGGCGGGGGCGTCGGTCGCGGCCAGCTGCGCCTCGAGCAGTTGGCGCCGCGCATCGAGGTCGATCATCCGGTCCCTGACCTGCAGCGCCGGGACGCCCGCGATGATGGCGTCCACCAGCTTCGCGTGGTCGCGCTTCTGTTGCGCGACAACCATCTTGGCCGGTGCCGACAACCACCTTGGCCGGTGGGGCTGAACGGAAGACGGGCATGCCCGTCTGGAGGGCAGCCCCACCGGCCTGATTGATTTCGGGGAAGGTGCTGGTCGCTGCGGGTTGGTAAGCCGGGTTCCTCTGCCGTCAAACGGAGGATCCGGGTTGGCCTACAAACCCATCAACGACCAGCAATTGAGATTATACATGTCCGACCTCCGATATCACAGTCAGCGCACGTCGGCCGCCCGCGCCGGGTTCAGCGAGCGCACGGCCCGACGGTTCGATGCCAACCCGACGCTGCCCTCGAACCGCAAGATCGTTCACGGGCGCACGGTGGCCGATCCCCTCGAGGGTTATTGGGAGGGCGACATCCTTCCCTTGCTGGAGAGGGACAGCGCCTTGCAGGCCGTCACCCTGCTGCGCCACCTTCAGGGCCTGCACCCGCTGGCCTTCCCCGATGACCGGATCCGGCGCACCCTGGAACGGCGGGTGCGGCAGTGGCGGGCGCTGAACGGACCCGAGCGCGACATCATCTTCCGCCAGACGCCGGAGCCGGGCCGCATGGCCCAGTCCGACTTCACTCATGCCGAGGAGCTGGAGGTGACGATCGCGGGCCAGCTATTCCCGCATCTGCTCTACCACTTCGTCATGGTCTACAGCCGGTGGGAGCATGTCGGGGTGGTCCTGGGCGGGGAGAGCTTCACGGCCTTGGCCGAGAACCTGCAGCAGGCGCTCTGGTCGCTCGGCGGGGCACCACAGGAGCATCGCACCGACAGCCTCTCGGCCGCTTTCCGCAACCTGACGGCTGACCAGCGCCAGGATATCACCACGCGCTACAATGCCTTCGTCGGCCATTACGGCATGGAGGCCAGTCGCAACAACCGCGGGGAAGCTCATGAGAACGGCGCGGTGGAGTCCCAGAACCGGCACCTGAAGAAGGCCATCGAACAGGCGCTGATCCTGCGCGGCAGCCGCGACTTCGCCAGCATCGAGGACTACCGCCGCTTCATCGACATTCTGGTGGCACGGCGCAACCGGCAGCGGGCGGCGGCCACGCAGGTGGAACGGGCGCATCTGAAGCCCCTGCCGTCCCGGCGCACCACCGACTTTACAGAGACCGTGGTTCCGGTCACCCGCACCAGCGGCTTTCTGGTCAAGAGCATCTTCTACAGCGCCCCGTCGCAGCTGATCGGGCAGCGCTTGCGGGTCCACCTTTACGACGATCGCCTTGAGGCCTTTCTCGGCAGCACCCTGGTCGTCAGCCATACAAGGGCGCGAGGTCGCGGCGATGGCCATCGCGTGCATGTCATCAACTACCATCACGTCATCCATGCGCTGCGGCGCAAACCGCAAGCCCTGTGGAGTTCGATCTACCGCGACAGCCTGTTCCCGCGAACCGAATACGCTGAGGCCTGGAAGGTGCTGCAGCGCGATCTGCCCCGCCGCGACGCCTGCCGCCGCATGGTCGACCTGCTGTTCATCGCCCACGACCGGGCCTGCGAGGCGGAACTGGCACATCTGCTGGCAGCAGAATTGGACGCGGGCCGGGTGCCCGATCCCGGACCTCTGGCATCCTGCCTGAACCCGCGGCAAACGGCGCTGCCGAGAGATGTTGCCGTCGCCCATCCCTCGCTCGACAGCTTCGATGCCCTTCTGGGAGCCTGCGCATGACCTCCCGCGAGATCGACATCCACACGCTGCCAGGCATGCTGACCGCGCTGCGCCTGCCCAGCTTCCACAAGCTTTGGGCCGACATCGCCACCCGTGCCGACACCGAAGGCTGGCCCGCTGCCCGCTTTCTGGCCGTCCTCGCGGAATACGAGCTGGCCGAACGCGACATGCGCCGCATTCAGCGCCACATGAACGAGGCACAGCTACCGGCTGGCAAGACGCTGGCGACCTTCGACTTCAAGGCGCTGCCAACCCTGCCGCGCGCCCGGATCGAGGCCTTGGCGGCCGGCGACTGGCTGGAGGGTGGCGGCAATCTGATCGCCATCGGCAATTCCGGCACGGGCAAGACGCACATTCTCTGCGCGATAGGCCATGCCCTGATCGAGCGGGGACACCGCGTGTTCTATACCCGCACCAGCGATCTGGTGCAGCGACTTCAGGCCGCCCGCCGCGATCTGGTGCTCGAAGCCGCGCTCGCCAAGCTCGACAAGTTCGACCTGATCATCCTCGACGACATCACCTACGCCCACAAGGATCAGGCCGAAACCGGCGTGCTCTTCGAACTGATCGCCCGGCGCTACGAATACCGCAGCATCGCCATCGCCGCCAACCAGCCCTTCAGCGGCTGGGACCAGATCTTCCCGGACAAGGCGATGACCGTCGCCGCCATCGACCGGCTGGTTCATCACGCAGCGATCCTGGAGATGAATGCCGAAAGCTTCCGCCAGCGCGCGGCCGCCTCCAACAAAGAGGCGCTGAGCAGACCGCCAACGACAACCATCGCCGACAACAAGGACAAAGGAGAAGGCTGAGCGAAAAACAATTCCAGATACGCCAACCCAGCGGCCTAAAACCGGCCAACGTGGTTGACGGTCACGGACATGCTGGTTGACGCGCTACACGCTTCACCGTCGCCAGGTCCTTCTCGACCGTCTTGCGGCTGGTCGTGGCAGCATTGGCCAGCCGGTTGCGCTCGGCGGTGTATTCCGTGCAGAAGATCGCCACGGCTTCGGGGTCCATCAGGTGATGCTGCAGTGCATCCAGCACCGCCCCCTCCAGTTCCGTCTGCTTGATCACGGCCATGTTGGTGCAGACCGCCTTGCCCTTGTTCCTTGCGGCCGAACAGCCGAAGGCGTCCTTGGAAATCTTCGAGAACCCCGACCCGCAGCAGCCGCATTCCATCAGGCCGGAAAACAGCGTCCGTGGGCGGCGGCGATCCCAGACGGGGATGTCGGTGTCCTTCGACTTCAGCACTCCCTGGCGGGTGCGGACCTTGTCCCACAGATCGTCCCCGATGATGCGCAGGTCCGGCACGTCGGTGATCACCCAGTCGCTCTCGGGGTTCAGGCGCGAGATGCGCTTGCCGGTGCCGGGATCCTTTACATAGCGCAGCCGGTTCCAGATCTGGCGGCCGACATAAAGCTCATTGTTCAGTATCCCGGTGCCGCGTTCGCGATTGCCATGGATGGTCGAGGTGCCCCACGGCCCGCCCTGCGGGCCCGTAATGCCTTCCAGGTTCAGCTGTTCGGCGATCTTCTTCGGGGAAACCCCCTTCGCATAGTTCCGGAAAATCCGGCGCACGATCGCCGCCTCGGCGGGTTCGATCACCCGCTCGCCCCGGATCAGGTCGCCATTGCGGTCCAACGCGCGCACGGCGCGGTAGCCGTAGGTCAAACCGCCCGCGGATTTGCCCGCCAGCGCGCGGCCCTTCAGCCCACGGTGCGTCTTCACCGCCAGATCCTTGAGAAACAGCGCGTTCATCGTGCCCTTCAGCCCGATATGCATCTCCGAGATCGCGCCCTCCGAGACCGTCTCGATCATCACATCGCTGAATTGAAGCGTCTGGTAGATCTGGGCGATGTCGGCTTGGTTCCGGCTCAGCCGGTCCAGGGCTTCCGACACGACGACGTCGAAGCGGCCGCTGCGCCCGTCGCGCAGCAGCTTCTGCATGCCGCTGCGCATCAGGCTCGCGCCCGACATGGCCCGGTCCGAGTAGACCTCGACGACCTGCAGACCCTGCCGCGCCGCATGGTCCCGGCACGAGCGGATCTGATCCTCGATCGAGGCGTCGCGCTGCATGTCGGTCGAAAACCGCGCGTAGATCGCGGCGCGAAGCTGTTCGGTCATCGTTTCACTCCCCGGATGCGTGACAGATGGTCAGGGCTGTTCGCGGTCATGATCCTGCCGCGCGGCCTCGCGCGCAAGCGCCCGGATGAAATCGAGATACCGAGACCGGGCGCCCGTTGCATCGGGCGGGGCAGGGGCCGGACGGCCGGACGGGTAAGCGGCGGCCGGGGCGGGGGCTGCGTCTTGCGCGGCACCCTCCCGGTTCCCGACATGCCTCTTCCGTTCCCGCGCCATTGCGAGTTGCCCCCGACGCACTGCCGGAGACCGGCGGCGGCGTTCTGATTGTTGATCCGCGGCCGGGCTGCAGTGCCTTCGCCGACAGGTTCATCATAGCGCATCAGGCCCATCCTCGTTCGTGTGAATTGCGCAAGGTGTTGTCATGATTGTGGAAAACTCCGCCAAGAATGTGGAAATCTCGTCACGGGAAAATCTTTGCTTGCGGTCTCGAAGCCCTCGCCCGGCACCAGCAGCCGGTCAGGGCGCGTTGAAGCGGCCCGGCGCGCCGCGATGAAATCCGGAAAACATGGAAAACCTGTCGTCCAGCGTGAGTCTTCCTGATCGTCCTCAAGGTCGATCCTCGCCCCACCTCCTGAAAATACAAAACCAGAAATGACCCGGCGGCAGACGGGAAGAAAGGGGAGAAGGAAGAAGGCACCGATCCCTGCCAGAAGGGAAACGAAAAAAGCGGAACGGAGAAGAACAGGAGAGGCGGCCAAAAGATATGGGACGGGGAAGGTTCAAGAAAAGGGTAAGGTAAGTGTAGCGCGTCAACCAGCATGTCAGTCGGCCATGGTGTCTGTCGCTGTACCGGTAAGGCCCTTACAATCACACTGACCGCAATGGCCCCACTGCATCGGGCTCAGTCTCCCCTCCCACACCCAGCTCGAGGCTAGCAGATGCCATCATCCGCATCGCTCAGCTTCAGGCAGAAGGCGTCCACCAGTTGCAGGAACCTCGGCCAGGCGATCCTCCCCCTCGCGGCCTCAGCGCCCACCGTCTTGACCTTCTCGTCGATGCCCAGCGGCTGGCCGAGCCGATAGCAGCCATCGAGGCAGCGGATGACCAGTCCCGGCGTTGTCTCGATCACGATGACCGCGGCGGTCAGGATGGGACGCGGTGCCAGCACCCCGAAGGTCGCCGTGCCATGGATGTGCGGGACATCGTGATCTGCGATAGCACACCAGTCGTCGATGATCGGGAAGACATTGACCAGATCGGGCGACAGGGGTTTGCGGCATTGAATCAAGGCCTGCTCGATCTGGGTCTGCGCCTGCTCTACGGTCTTCTGCATCTGTGGTGCTCCATCTACATCTTCAACGGCCGGATAGTCCGTCTCATCAACAGGCCAGCGGAGAGGCCTGCGGGCCAGCCAGGTCGACATCGGTCTTCAGAGCGGCCAGCAGCCCGCCCAGCCGCGCACCGGAGAGTTCACCCTCCGCCACGAGCGCATCGGCCAGGGCCAGCAGCTCTGCCTGATGCGCGATGATCACCCCGGTCGCGCGCGCCTCTGCCGCCTCGAGACGCGTGCGGACCCGGCCGAGCAGTTCGGGATCGCGAAGCCCCGCCTCCGGCATCCAGACGGGGCCATAGGCGCCCAGGCCGAACTGCGTCTCGATCAGGGTCGCAAGACGCGTCGCCTGGGCAAGGTCGGACTCCTTCGGCCCGCCGGACCCGGCAGAAACCGCCCCGAGCAGCAGGCGTTCCGCCGCCCGCCCGGCCATGTAGACGGTGAGGTGATCATCGAACGCACCCTCGAGGCTCTCGCCATGGTCAAAAGTCTGTTCGGTAAGGCCGCCGCCCTGGGCGAGGCTGACCCGCGTCACCCGGCCCTGGTTCAGCAGGTGTGCCACGACCGCATGAGCTGCCTCATGCACCGCCACGCGCCAGGACACCGCGGGGCTCGGCGCAGGCTGGGGAAGCCGGGCTTCGAGAATGGCAAGATCGAGCGGGCGCCCCGCCACCCGCGCTGCCGACCTGGCGCTGCGGATCAGGGCATCCACCGTGGCCATGCTCTCGCCGATCAGGCGCTGCGACAGGCGGTCGATCTCTGCCCCCGTGAGAGCCGTGCCCAGCCTCTGCTTCAGGACAGCGGCGATGGCCGCGCGGTGCGGCAGCGGAACGGCGACCTTCTGGTCGAGGCGCCCGGGACGCA from Paracoccaceae bacterium Fryx2 includes these protein-coding regions:
- a CDS encoding AAA family ATPase, whose translation is MSDIMVVAALREGDPRRVADALTARTARASGPRLADLPDSSAAQAASALVADLHAWREGRVAWDEIPHSLLLHGPVGTGKSHIARAMANEPGLRFVTASFAEWQRCGHLGDMLKAMHASFAEATSLAPCILFIDEIDSAGSRSGGNSSNSSYHRQVVNGFLLAIDELNAAGGVILVGACNDPEALDPAILRPGRLDQKVAVPLPHRAAIAAVLKQRLGTALTGAEIDRLSQRLIGESMATVDALIRSARSAARVAGRPLDLAILEARLPQPAPSPAVSWRVAVHEAAHAVVAHLLNQGRVTRVSLAQGGGLTEQTFDHGESLEGAFDDHLTVYMAGRAAERLLLGAVSAGSGGPKESDLAQATRLATLIETQFGLGAYGPVWMPEAGLRDPELLGRVRTRLEAAEARATGVIIAHQAELLALADALVAEGELSGARLGGLLAALKTDVDLAGPQASPLAC
- the istB gene encoding IS21-like element helper ATPase IstB; amino-acid sequence: MTSREIDIHTLPGMLTALRLPSFHKLWADIATRADTEGWPAARFLAVLAEYELAERDMRRIQRHMNEAQLPAGKTLATFDFKALPTLPRARIEALAAGDWLEGGGNLIAIGNSGTGKTHILCAIGHALIERGHRVFYTRTSDLVQRLQAARRDLVLEAALAKLDKFDLIILDDITYAHKDQAETGVLFELIARRYEYRSIAIAANQPFSGWDQIFPDKAMTVAAIDRLVHHAAILEMNAESFRQRAAASNKEALSRPPTTTIADNKDKGEG
- the istA gene encoding IS21 family transposase, which translates into the protein MAYKPINDQQLRLYMSDLRYHSQRTSAARAGFSERTARRFDANPTLPSNRKIVHGRTVADPLEGYWEGDILPLLERDSALQAVTLLRHLQGLHPLAFPDDRIRRTLERRVRQWRALNGPERDIIFRQTPEPGRMAQSDFTHAEELEVTIAGQLFPHLLYHFVMVYSRWEHVGVVLGGESFTALAENLQQALWSLGGAPQEHRTDSLSAAFRNLTADQRQDITTRYNAFVGHYGMEASRNNRGEAHENGAVESQNRHLKKAIEQALILRGSRDFASIEDYRRFIDILVARRNRQRAAATQVERAHLKPLPSRRTTDFTETVVPVTRTSGFLVKSIFYSAPSQLIGQRLRVHLYDDRLEAFLGSTLVVSHTRARGRGDGHRVHVINYHHVIHALRRKPQALWSSIYRDSLFPRTEYAEAWKVLQRDLPRRDACRRMVDLLFIAHDRACEAELAHLLAAELDAGRVPDPGPLASCLNPRQTALPRDVAVAHPSLDSFDALLGACA
- the istB gene encoding IS21-like element helper ATPase IstB → MTAREIDIHTLPSMLTALRLPSFHKLWAEIATRADTEGWPAARFLAVLAEYELAERDMRRIRRHLNEAQLPAGKTLATFDFKALPTLPRPRIEALAAGDWLDGGGNLIAIGNSGTGKTHILCAIGHALIEAGHRVFYTRTSDLVQRLQAARRDLVLEAALAKLDKFDLIILDDITYAHKDQAETGVLFELIARRYEYRSIAIAANQPFSGWDQIFPDKAMTVAAIDRLVHHASILEMNAESFRQRAAASNKRAQAEAPATTITDNQNEGET
- the istA gene encoding IS21 family transposase, with amino-acid sequence MAYKPITDQQLRVYMTDLQNHSQRTAAARAGFSERTARRFDADPTPPSHRKIIHGRTVADPLEDYWETDLLPLLEKDSALQSVTLLRHLQSAHPMAFPDDRIRRTLERRVRQWRALSGPERDIIFRQTPEPGYMGQSDFTHADELGVTIAGQPFPHLLYHFVMVYSRWEHVGVVLGGESFTALAENLQQALWSLGGVPQNHRTDSLSAAFRNLTVDQREDMTQRYDAFVSHYGMDASRNNRGEAHENGAVESQNRHLKSAINQALILRGSRDFACVKDYRRFVDMLVARRNKQRVAAVQAERTHLKPLPQRRTTDFTEIVAPVTRTGGFLIKSIFYSAPSQLIGQRLRVHLYDDRIEAFLGGTLVVTHPRARGRNDGHRVHVINYHHVIHALKRKPQALWSSIYRDSLFPRTEYAEAWKVLQRDLPRRDACRRMVDLLFIAHVQACEAELAHLLAADLDAGRVPEPKALVLLLAPKATALPRDVAVAHPSLDSFDALLGASA
- a CDS encoding recombinase family protein → MTEQLRAAIYARFSTDMQRDASIEDQIRSCRDHAARQGLQVVEVYSDRAMSGASLMRSGMQKLLRDGRSGRFDVVVSEALDRLSRNQADIAQIYQTLQFSDVMIETVSEGAISEMHIGLKGTMNALFLKDLAVKTHRGLKGRALAGKSAGGLTYGYRAVRALDRNGDLIRGERVIEPAEAAIVRRIFRNYAKGVSPKKIAEQLNLEGITGPQGGPWGTSTIHGNRERGTGILNNELYVGRQIWNRLRYVKDPGTGKRISRLNPESDWVITDVPDLRIIGDDLWDKVRTRQGVLKSKDTDIPVWDRRRPRTLFSGLMECGCCGSGFSKISKDAFGCSAARNKGKAVCTNMAVIKQTELEGAVLDALQHHLMDPEAVAIFCTEYTAERNRLANAATTSRKTVEKDLATVKRVARQPACP
- a CDS encoding transposase; translated protein: MPDDTIGIDISKATLDIHRLSDGKMMSFSNCPAGFKALSKFCAQTTVTRVVYEATGAYHGGLERALGAHLPLVKVNPLQARRFAQAQGVRAKTDAVDAKMLAAMGNAFALQPDEPATKIQHDLKELRSFRSGLIKDRTGIMSRLKTQTLPITCRQSKTRLAQVDKNIAEINAEIDRLINSNDTLANSMKILRSIPGIGAVCASTILIEMPEIGSMDRKQVACLTGVAPMTRQSGQWRGKSFIQGGRKVVRDALYMPALVAMRFNPDLKAKYQAMIKAVDERQPSWPVPTTTLAGGAGRKTGMPVWRAAPPA